From the Amycolatopsis thermoflava N1165 genome, one window contains:
- a CDS encoding cation:proton antiporter regulatory subunit produces MNVEVTPLPGIGVRKDFATRNGRRIGVVTHRDGQIELIVSKSDDPDACLASLPLTADEAGALANLLGAPQLVAQLTEEHREVPGINTKQLPIKANSPFDGRTLGDTAMRTRTGVSVVAVMRAGQVHPSPTPDFTFTAGDVLVAVGTSEGLEGALKILKNG; encoded by the coding sequence GTGAACGTGGAAGTAACGCCCCTACCGGGCATCGGTGTGCGGAAGGACTTCGCGACCCGGAACGGCCGCCGCATCGGCGTGGTCACGCACCGGGACGGGCAGATCGAGCTGATCGTGTCCAAGTCCGACGACCCCGACGCGTGCCTGGCGTCCCTGCCCCTGACCGCCGACGAGGCCGGCGCGCTGGCGAACCTGCTCGGCGCCCCGCAACTGGTCGCGCAGCTCACCGAGGAGCACCGCGAGGTCCCCGGCATCAACACCAAGCAGCTGCCCATCAAGGCCAACTCCCCGTTCGACGGCCGCACCCTCGGCGACACGGCGATGCGGACCCGGACCGGCGTGTCCGTGGTCGCCGTCATGCGCGCCGGCCAGGTGCACCCTTCCCCCACCCCGGACTTCACGTTCACCGCCGGTGACGTGCTGGTCGCGGTCGGCACGTCGGAAGGCCTGGAGGGCGCCCTCAAGATCCTGAAGAACGGCTGA
- a CDS encoding cation:proton antiporter — MEHTALALIELGAVFFVLGVLGRLAGKIGLSPIPLYLLGGLAFGQGGLIPLGDIGDFTHLASEIGVVLLLLLLGLEYSAAELFTGLKRSWMAGLLDIVLNAAPGAAVALLLGWGPIGAIVMAGVTYISSSGIIAKVLGDLGRLGNRETPVVLSILVFEDLAMALYLPILTALLGGVSFLGGLEAVGISLLVITVVLVIALKYGRYVSAIVDSDDREVFLLKVLGAALLVAGLASAMQVSAAVGAFLLGIAISGSTAHNATRLLEPLRDLFAAVFFVVFGLNTNPASIPPVLGWAVLLAVVTTLTKVATGWWAARRQGVGKLGRARAGAALVARGEFSIVIAGLAVSAGAVVDELAALATAYVLLMAILGPIAARVVEPLAKGLQRRRGHGHEPATSSAG, encoded by the coding sequence TTGGAGCACACCGCACTGGCCCTGATCGAACTCGGGGCCGTCTTCTTCGTGCTCGGCGTCCTGGGACGCCTCGCCGGGAAGATCGGCCTCTCCCCCATCCCGCTCTACCTCCTCGGCGGCCTCGCCTTCGGGCAGGGCGGCCTGATCCCGCTCGGCGACATCGGCGACTTCACGCACCTGGCCAGCGAGATCGGCGTCGTGCTGCTGCTGTTGCTGCTGGGCCTGGAGTACTCGGCGGCCGAGCTGTTCACCGGGCTGAAACGCTCGTGGATGGCCGGTTTGCTGGACATCGTGCTCAACGCCGCACCCGGCGCGGCCGTCGCGCTGCTGCTCGGCTGGGGCCCCATCGGCGCCATCGTGATGGCGGGCGTCACCTACATCTCCTCGTCCGGGATCATCGCGAAGGTCCTCGGCGACCTCGGCCGGCTCGGTAACCGGGAGACCCCGGTGGTGCTGTCGATCCTGGTGTTCGAAGACCTGGCGATGGCGCTGTACCTGCCGATCCTGACCGCGCTCCTGGGCGGCGTCAGCTTCCTCGGCGGCCTGGAGGCCGTCGGGATCTCGCTGCTGGTGATCACCGTGGTCCTGGTGATCGCGCTGAAGTACGGCCGGTACGTGTCGGCGATCGTGGACTCCGACGACCGCGAGGTGTTCCTGCTCAAGGTGCTCGGCGCGGCGCTGCTGGTGGCCGGGCTCGCCTCGGCGATGCAGGTGTCCGCCGCGGTCGGCGCGTTCCTGCTCGGCATCGCGATCTCCGGCTCGACCGCCCACAACGCCACGCGGCTGCTGGAGCCGCTGCGGGACCTGTTCGCCGCGGTGTTCTTCGTGGTGTTCGGGCTGAACACCAACCCGGCGTCCATCCCGCCGGTGCTCGGCTGGGCCGTGCTGCTCGCGGTGGTGACCACCCTGACGAAGGTGGCGACCGGCTGGTGGGCCGCGCGGCGGCAGGGCGTCGGGAAACTGGGCCGCGCCCGCGCCGGTGCGGCGCTGGTGGCGCGCGGTGAGTTCTCGATCGTCATCGCCGGGCTGGCCGTGTCCGCCGGCGCGGTGGTCGACGAGCTGGCCGCGCTCGCGACCGCGTACGTGCTGCTGATGGCGATCCTCGGCCCCATCGCGGCCCGCGTGGTCGAGCCGCTCGCGAAGGGCCTGCAGCGGCGGCGCGGACACGGCCACGAGCCGGCGACCTCCAGCGCGGGCTGA
- a CDS encoding arsenate reductase family protein: MEIWVNPRCSKCRSALSILDEAGVSYEVRRYLEEPPTVAELDAVLKRLGLDPWDIARMQEPEAVELGLKSWPRDEATRGRWLTALAEHPKLIQRPIITADDGTTVVGRTEEAVRSVLA; the protein is encoded by the coding sequence GTGGAGATCTGGGTCAACCCGCGGTGCTCGAAGTGCCGTTCGGCGCTGTCGATCCTGGACGAGGCGGGTGTGTCCTACGAGGTGCGCAGGTACCTGGAGGAGCCGCCGACGGTGGCGGAGCTGGACGCGGTGCTGAAGCGGCTGGGCCTGGACCCGTGGGACATCGCGCGGATGCAGGAGCCCGAGGCCGTCGAGCTGGGGCTGAAGAGCTGGCCGCGCGACGAGGCGACCCGGGGCCGCTGGCTGACGGCGCTGGCGGAGCACCCGAAGCTGATCCAGCGCCCGATCATCACCGCCGACGACGGAACAACGGTGGTGGGGCGGACGGAAGAGGCAGTGCGCTCGGTTCTGGCTTGA
- the recQ gene encoding DNA helicase RecQ: MASAETIPVSDALQTLRRVFGYDSFRGDQEAIVEHVIGGGDAVVLMPTGGGKSLCYQIPSLVRPGTGVVVSPLIALMQDQVDALLAVGVRAGFLNSSQDFEQRREVEAAFLAGELDLLYLAPERLSMESTRNLLDRGKVALFAIDEAHCVSQWGHDFRPDYLGLSELHERWPDVPRIALTATATKATHAEIVSRLNLGEARQFVASFDRPNIQYRIVPKAEPKKQLLDLIRTEHPGDAGIVYCLSRNSVEKTAEFLVANGISAVPYHAGLDSRTRARNQARFLREDGLVVVATIAFGMGIDKPDVRFVAHLDLPKSVEGYYQETGRAGRDGLPSTAWLAYGLQDVVQQRRMIQTSEGDDAHRRRLSQHLDAMLALCETVECRRAQLLNYFGQPGQPCGNCDTCLTPPESWDGTIAAQKLLSAVYRLQHERGQKFGAGQIIDILLGKQTPKVTQHRHDQLTVFGVGQELSESEWRGVVRQLLAQGLLAVEGDYGTLLLTEASGEVLGRKREVRMRREPKRAGRAAAATAKRKAAAEMPEEARPVFEKLRAWRFEEAKNQGVPAYIVFSDATLRQIATEQPSTLDELAGVSGVGENKLARYGEQVLATLAGGE, from the coding sequence GTGGCCTCCGCTGAAACCATCCCCGTGAGCGACGCGCTGCAGACGCTGCGCCGCGTCTTCGGTTACGACTCCTTCCGCGGTGACCAGGAAGCGATCGTCGAGCACGTGATCGGCGGCGGCGACGCGGTCGTGCTGATGCCGACCGGCGGCGGGAAGTCGCTGTGCTACCAGATCCCGTCGCTGGTGCGCCCCGGCACCGGCGTGGTCGTCTCGCCGCTGATCGCGCTCATGCAGGACCAGGTCGACGCGCTGCTGGCGGTCGGCGTGCGCGCCGGGTTCCTCAACTCCTCGCAGGACTTCGAGCAGCGCCGCGAGGTCGAGGCCGCGTTCCTCGCGGGCGAGCTGGACCTGCTGTACCTGGCGCCGGAACGGCTGTCCATGGAGTCCACGCGGAACCTGCTCGACCGGGGCAAGGTCGCGTTGTTCGCCATCGACGAGGCGCACTGCGTGTCCCAGTGGGGCCACGACTTCCGGCCCGACTACCTGGGCCTGTCCGAGCTGCACGAGCGCTGGCCGGACGTGCCGCGCATCGCGCTGACCGCGACCGCCACGAAGGCCACGCACGCCGAGATCGTGTCCCGGCTCAACCTCGGCGAGGCGCGCCAGTTCGTGGCCAGCTTCGACCGGCCCAACATCCAGTACCGGATCGTGCCGAAGGCCGAGCCGAAGAAGCAGCTGCTCGACCTGATCCGGACCGAGCATCCCGGCGACGCGGGCATCGTGTACTGCCTGTCGCGCAACTCGGTGGAGAAGACCGCGGAGTTCCTGGTGGCCAACGGGATCAGCGCGGTGCCGTACCACGCCGGCCTGGATTCCCGTACCCGCGCGCGCAACCAGGCCCGGTTCCTGCGCGAGGACGGGCTGGTCGTGGTGGCGACCATCGCGTTCGGGATGGGCATCGACAAGCCGGACGTGCGGTTCGTGGCGCACCTGGACTTGCCGAAGTCGGTCGAGGGCTACTACCAGGAGACCGGGCGCGCAGGCCGGGACGGGCTCCCGTCGACCGCGTGGCTGGCCTACGGGCTGCAGGACGTCGTGCAGCAGCGGCGGATGATCCAGACCTCCGAGGGCGACGACGCGCACCGCAGGCGGCTGTCGCAGCACCTGGACGCGATGCTCGCGCTGTGCGAGACCGTCGAGTGCCGGCGCGCGCAGCTGCTGAACTACTTCGGCCAGCCCGGGCAGCCGTGCGGCAACTGCGACACCTGCCTGACGCCGCCGGAGTCGTGGGACGGCACGATCGCCGCGCAGAAGCTGCTGTCCGCGGTGTACCGGCTGCAGCACGAGCGGGGCCAGAAGTTCGGCGCCGGGCAGATCATCGACATCCTGCTGGGCAAGCAGACGCCGAAGGTGACGCAGCACCGGCACGACCAGCTCACCGTGTTCGGGGTGGGGCAGGAGCTGTCGGAGAGCGAGTGGCGCGGCGTGGTGCGGCAGCTGTTGGCGCAGGGGCTGCTGGCCGTCGAGGGCGACTACGGGACGCTGCTGCTGACCGAGGCCAGCGGCGAGGTGCTGGGCCGCAAGCGCGAGGTGCGGATGCGCCGCGAGCCCAAGCGCGCCGGCCGGGCGGCCGCGGCGACCGCGAAGCGCAAGGCGGCGGCGGAAATGCCGGAGGAGGCGCGGCCGGTGTTCGAGAAGCTGCGGGCCTGGCGGTTCGAGGAGGCGAAGAACCAGGGCGTGCCGGCGTACATCGTCTTCAGCGACGCGACCCTGCGTCAGATCGCCACCGAGCAGCCGTCTACTTTGGACGAGCTGGCCGGGGTGAGCGGCGTCGGGGAGAACAAGCTCGCCCGCTACGGCGAGCAGGTGCTGGCGACCCTGGCGGGAGGCGAATAG
- a CDS encoding sigma-70 family RNA polymerase sigma factor translates to MHPTHHEELLALARGGDGEAFRALVDPFRRELQVHCYRILGSVQDAEDMLQETLLAAWRGLGGYAGRASVRTWLYRIATNRCLNALRAEARRPRDHPSPRGGVPLPEPSRRRPEPSWLEPCPDDLLEAAAGHLAGPEARYEARESVSLAFLAALQHLPPRQRVVLVLRDVLGFRATEVAEMLDTTENAVTSALTRARGALAGELPGRADAPLPDSPRERRIVDTFARAFEAGDVEAIVALLTDDAWLTMPPLPLEYQGLDAIRTFLDTVVMRDGRRYVLYPARANGQPAFGYYVRDPRTPVLHAHGVLVLTLSGDRVSALTRFDNSHLTRFGFPRTLRL, encoded by the coding sequence ATGCACCCGACCCACCACGAGGAACTCCTGGCCCTGGCGCGCGGCGGCGACGGTGAGGCCTTCCGCGCGCTCGTCGACCCCTTCCGGCGTGAGCTGCAGGTGCACTGCTACCGCATCCTCGGCTCGGTCCAGGACGCCGAGGACATGCTGCAGGAGACGTTGCTGGCGGCGTGGCGCGGCCTCGGCGGCTACGCGGGCCGCGCTTCCGTGCGGACCTGGCTGTACCGGATCGCCACCAACCGTTGCCTGAACGCGCTGCGCGCCGAGGCGCGCCGCCCACGGGATCACCCGAGCCCCCGAGGAGGCGTTCCGTTGCCCGAACCATCCCGCCGCCGGCCGGAGCCGAGCTGGCTCGAACCGTGTCCCGACGACCTGCTGGAGGCCGCCGCCGGTCACCTGGCCGGGCCGGAGGCCCGGTACGAGGCCAGGGAGTCGGTGTCGCTGGCGTTCCTCGCCGCGCTGCAGCACCTCCCGCCCAGGCAACGGGTGGTGCTGGTGCTGCGGGACGTGCTGGGCTTCCGGGCCACCGAGGTGGCGGAGATGCTGGACACCACCGAGAACGCGGTGACCAGCGCGCTCACCCGGGCACGCGGCGCGCTGGCCGGCGAGTTGCCGGGCCGGGCGGACGCGCCGCTGCCGGACTCGCCCCGGGAACGCCGCATCGTGGACACCTTCGCGCGCGCGTTCGAGGCCGGGGACGTCGAGGCGATCGTGGCCCTGCTGACCGACGACGCGTGGCTGACCATGCCGCCGCTGCCGCTGGAGTACCAGGGGCTCGACGCCATCCGGACCTTCCTGGACACCGTCGTGATGCGCGACGGCCGCCGGTACGTGCTGTACCCGGCCAGGGCGAACGGCCAGCCGGCGTTCGGCTACTACGTCCGCGACCCGCGGACCCCGGTGCTGCACGCGCACGGGGTGCTCGTCCTTACCCTCAGCGGCGACCGGGTCAGCGCGCTGACCCGGTTCGACAACTCGCATCTGACCAGGTTCGGTTTCCCGCGCACGCTGCGCCTGTGA
- a CDS encoding DUF899 domain-containing protein — MHTPPIVSPAEWAAAHRRMLVKEKELTRARDALAAERRRMPWVEVTKPYRFHGPEGEASLLDLFDGRRQLIVYRAFFEPGVHGWPDHACRGCSMMADNLGHLAHINARDTTLVFASRAPQADIERVRARMGWQMPWYTITDDFDADFGVDEWHGTNAFIHHGDRVYRTYFVNNRGDEALGTNWSYLDLTALGRQETWEDSPEGYPQTAPYEWWDWHDEYGRHAPSRWFGEPDPDDPNDQRPPLTRAEPRGAR; from the coding sequence ATGCACACACCACCGATCGTGTCACCGGCCGAGTGGGCGGCCGCGCACCGGCGGATGCTGGTCAAGGAGAAGGAACTCACCCGCGCGCGCGACGCGCTGGCCGCCGAGCGACGGCGGATGCCCTGGGTGGAGGTGACGAAGCCCTACAGGTTCCACGGGCCGGAGGGCGAGGCGAGCCTGCTCGACCTGTTCGACGGCCGCCGCCAGCTGATCGTCTACCGCGCCTTCTTCGAACCGGGCGTGCACGGCTGGCCGGACCACGCCTGCCGCGGCTGCTCGATGATGGCGGACAACCTCGGCCACCTCGCCCACATCAACGCGCGGGACACCACGCTGGTGTTCGCCTCGCGTGCCCCGCAGGCCGACATCGAGCGCGTGCGGGCGCGGATGGGCTGGCAGATGCCCTGGTACACCATCACCGACGACTTCGACGCCGATTTCGGCGTCGACGAGTGGCACGGCACCAACGCCTTCATCCACCACGGCGACCGGGTGTACCGCACCTACTTCGTCAACAACCGTGGCGACGAGGCGCTGGGTACCAACTGGAGCTACCTGGACCTGACCGCGCTCGGCCGTCAGGAAACCTGGGAGGACTCGCCGGAGGGCTACCCGCAGACGGCGCCCTACGAGTGGTGGGACTGGCACGACGAGTACGGCCGGCACGCCCCGTCGCGGTGGTTCGGCGAGCCCGACCCGGACGACCCGAACGATCAGCGCCCGCCGCTCACCCGCGCCGAACCGCGCGGCGCCCGGTGA
- a CDS encoding MFS transporter, whose protein sequence is MTPRQAWVLGLASTASFMMALDSLVVTTALTSIRQDLSASLESLEWTVNAYNLAFAVLLLTGAALGDRFGRRRVFVAGLALFTVASVACALAPGIGALVTARAFQGAGAAMVLPLSLTLVSAAFPPNERGRAMGLYLGITGLATFSGPFIGGAVAQGLAWQWIFWLNLPAGLITILLTRRHVGESFGPAKRLDLGGMGLVTAAGFGIVWALVRGNAAGWGSAEVLGALVVGVALVVAFVFWERRTEAPMLPMRFFRSRAFATANPANFLVFASLYGTMFFLAQYFQIVHGDGPFVAGLRLVPWTATLMVCAPIAGRLADRFGERAFVAGGLLLQSVCMGWIALITDAGTGYLEILPALVLGSVGVTMAMPAAQRAVVAAVSPPEIGQASGAFMMLRIFGGVFGTSVTVAVFAAAGGGYTSPGEFSTGFSAGMGAVAVLAFTGVLVALGIPGRASAPRAAAVTPAR, encoded by the coding sequence GTGACCCCGCGGCAGGCCTGGGTCCTGGGCCTGGCGTCGACGGCGTCGTTCATGATGGCCCTGGACAGCCTGGTGGTGACGACGGCGCTCACGTCGATCCGGCAGGACCTGTCGGCGTCGCTCGAATCGCTGGAGTGGACGGTCAACGCCTACAACCTGGCGTTCGCGGTGCTGCTGCTGACCGGCGCGGCGCTGGGTGACCGGTTCGGCCGCCGCCGCGTGTTCGTCGCCGGCCTGGCGTTGTTCACGGTCGCGTCGGTGGCGTGCGCGCTGGCACCGGGCATCGGTGCGCTCGTCACGGCCCGGGCGTTCCAGGGGGCCGGGGCCGCGATGGTGCTGCCGCTGTCGCTCACCCTGGTCAGCGCGGCGTTCCCGCCGAACGAGCGGGGCAGGGCGATGGGGCTGTACCTGGGGATCACCGGTCTGGCCACCTTCAGCGGCCCGTTCATCGGCGGTGCCGTCGCGCAGGGCCTGGCCTGGCAGTGGATCTTCTGGCTGAACCTGCCTGCCGGGCTGATCACGATCCTGCTCACCAGGCGGCACGTCGGCGAGAGCTTCGGCCCGGCCAAGCGGCTCGACCTGGGTGGCATGGGGCTCGTGACCGCGGCGGGCTTCGGCATCGTCTGGGCCCTGGTCCGCGGGAACGCGGCGGGCTGGGGCAGCGCCGAGGTCCTGGGCGCGCTCGTGGTCGGGGTCGCGCTGGTGGTGGCGTTCGTGTTCTGGGAACGGCGCACCGAGGCCCCGATGCTGCCGATGCGCTTCTTCCGGTCCCGGGCGTTCGCCACCGCCAACCCGGCGAACTTCCTGGTGTTCGCCTCGCTGTACGGGACGATGTTCTTCCTGGCGCAGTACTTCCAGATCGTCCACGGTGACGGGCCGTTCGTCGCCGGTCTGCGGCTGGTGCCGTGGACCGCGACGCTGATGGTGTGCGCGCCGATCGCGGGGCGGCTGGCCGACCGGTTCGGCGAGCGCGCGTTCGTGGCGGGCGGGCTGCTGCTCCAGTCGGTGTGCATGGGCTGGATCGCCCTGATCACCGACGCCGGCACCGGCTACCTGGAGATCCTGCCTGCCCTGGTCCTCGGCAGCGTCGGCGTGACGATGGCCATGCCGGCGGCGCAGCGGGCGGTGGTCGCCGCGGTGAGCCCGCCGGAGATCGGCCAGGCATCCGGCGCGTTCATGATGCTGCGGATCTTCGGCGGCGTGTTCGGCACGTCGGTCACGGTCGCGGTGTTCGCGGCCGCGGGCGGCGGCTACACCTCGCCCGGGGAGTTCAGCACGGGGTTCTCGGCGGGCATGGGCGCGGTGGCCGTGCTCGCGTTCACCGGCGTGCTCGTCGCGCTCGGCATTCCGGGGCGGGCCAGTGCGCCCCGCGCTGCGGCCGTGACCCCGGCCCGGTAG
- a CDS encoding pseudouridine synthase has translation MTSEPEAEGVRLQKVLAKAGVASRRAAEDLIVQGRVSVDGKVVRELGRRVDPDSAVIHVDGTRVILREDLIHLALNKPRGVHTTMYDDQGRPCVGDYVRDRSERLFHVGRLDADTEGLLLLTNDGDLAHRLMHPSYHVPKTYLAEVDGRVPRGLGKELKEGIVLEDGPVRVDAFRVKDSMGGRTLLEIVLHEGRKHIVRRLLAEVGFPVRKLVRTAIGDVQLGNGKPGTIRKLNREEVGGLYRRVGL, from the coding sequence ATGACATCTGAGCCCGAAGCCGAGGGCGTGCGCCTGCAGAAGGTGCTCGCCAAGGCGGGCGTGGCCTCGCGCCGCGCCGCCGAAGACCTGATCGTGCAGGGCCGCGTGAGCGTCGACGGCAAGGTGGTCCGCGAGCTCGGCCGGCGTGTCGACCCGGACAGTGCCGTGATCCACGTCGACGGCACCCGGGTCATCCTCCGCGAGGACCTGATCCACCTGGCGCTGAACAAGCCCCGCGGCGTGCACACCACGATGTACGACGACCAGGGCCGCCCGTGCGTCGGCGACTACGTGCGCGACCGCAGCGAGCGGCTGTTCCACGTCGGCCGCCTCGACGCCGACACCGAGGGCCTGCTGCTGCTCACCAACGACGGCGACCTCGCGCACCGGCTGATGCACCCCTCCTACCACGTGCCCAAGACCTACCTGGCGGAGGTCGACGGCAGGGTGCCGCGGGGCCTGGGCAAGGAGCTCAAGGAGGGCATCGTGCTGGAGGACGGCCCGGTGCGCGTCGACGCCTTCCGGGTCAAGGACAGCATGGGCGGGCGCACCCTGCTGGAGATCGTGCTGCACGAGGGCCGCAAGCACATCGTGCGGCGCCTGCTGGCCGAGGTCGGGTTCCCGGTGCGCAAACTGGTGCGCACGGCGATCGGCGACGTGCAGCTGGGCAACGGCAAGCCGGGCACGATCCGCAAGCTCAACCGCGAAGAGGTCGGCGGCCTCTACCGGCGCGTCGGTCTGTAG
- the scpB gene encoding SMC-Scp complex subunit ScpB produces the protein MSPEQEPARPEGEVAAQGEVPSAPGAEPGDVAEAEPAREAETLAAEQEPADGGSPSEEAPAPDAEADAAPAAQPAEPRPEAAEAEAVEPEVAAEEAPFAPDADGAPPTEAGAAPSAESAEPPSAEAEPSTAEAEEPGTEQASGEATLPPEDAPLPDYPEEPDEGLVAVGDGLPDLTEHSALAAALEALLLVVDSPVSEEALASALGQPEPRVTQTLQVMAAELTERGSGIDLRRAGEGWRLYTRDTYAPFVEKLLLDGQRSKLTRAALETLAVIAYRQPVTRSRVAAVRGVNVDGVIRTLLARGLIEENGADPETGGTLYVTTELFLERLGLSSLTDLPPIAPLLPEVDSIDDI, from the coding sequence GTGAGTCCCGAACAGGAACCGGCCCGGCCCGAGGGCGAGGTGGCCGCGCAGGGCGAGGTGCCCTCGGCGCCCGGCGCCGAGCCGGGTGACGTGGCGGAGGCGGAGCCGGCACGCGAGGCCGAGACGCTTGCTGCTGAGCAGGAGCCCGCCGATGGTGGATCGCCTTCCGAGGAGGCGCCCGCGCCCGATGCGGAGGCGGACGCCGCGCCTGCGGCGCAACCCGCGGAGCCCCGGCCTGAGGCGGCGGAGGCCGAGGCCGTGGAGCCTGAGGTAGCGGCGGAGGAGGCGCCGTTCGCGCCCGATGCGGACGGCGCGCCTCCTACGGAGGCCGGCGCGGCGCCTTCCGCGGAGAGCGCGGAGCCTCCCTCCGCCGAGGCCGAGCCTTCTACCGCCGAGGCCGAGGAGCCTGGGACCGAGCAGGCGTCCGGCGAAGCCACACTGCCTCCGGAGGACGCGCCCCTGCCGGACTACCCGGAGGAGCCCGACGAGGGCCTCGTCGCGGTGGGGGACGGGCTTCCGGACCTCACCGAGCACTCCGCGCTGGCCGCGGCGCTCGAAGCGCTCCTGCTGGTCGTCGACTCGCCGGTCAGCGAGGAGGCGCTCGCGAGCGCGCTCGGCCAGCCCGAGCCGCGCGTGACGCAGACCCTGCAGGTCATGGCGGCCGAGCTCACCGAGCGCGGCAGCGGCATCGACCTGCGCCGGGCCGGCGAGGGGTGGCGGCTCTACACCCGCGACACCTACGCGCCCTTCGTCGAAAAGCTCCTGCTGGACGGGCAGCGCTCCAAGCTGACCCGGGCGGCGCTGGAGACTCTCGCCGTCATCGCCTACCGGCAGCCCGTCACGCGTTCCCGCGTCGCGGCCGTCCGCGGCGTCAACGTCGACGGTGTGATCCGCACCCTGCTCGCCCGCGGTCTCATCGAGGAGAACGGCGCCGACCCCGAGACGGGTGGCACCCTGTACGTGACGACCGAACTGTTCCTCGAGCGGCTGGGCCTGTCGTCGCTGACCGACCTGCCGCCGATCGCCCCCCTGTTGCCGGAAGTGGACTCCATCGATGACATCTGA
- a CDS encoding segregation and condensation protein A: MSENGAPVDGAQPVEDSAAPKFKVRLDNFEGPFDLLLQLISQHQLDVTEVALHQVTDDFIAYTRALGPEWDLDEVTEFLVIAATLLDLKAARLLPAAEVEDEDDLALLEARDLLFARVLQYRAYKQVAALFAELEAGALRRYPRSVSLEERYVGLLPEVTLGVDADKLAEIALAVFRPKPPPTVSLDHIHAHRVSVREHAALLRLKLASRGEATFTELVEDCEHTVEVVARFLALLELYRESSVQFEQDEPLTMLRVRWTGGSVSEAEAAAEADRARVEEEEYG; this comes from the coding sequence GTGAGCGAGAACGGGGCTCCGGTCGACGGGGCCCAGCCCGTCGAGGATTCCGCGGCGCCGAAGTTCAAGGTCCGCCTGGACAACTTCGAGGGGCCGTTCGACCTGCTGCTGCAGCTGATCTCGCAGCACCAGCTCGACGTCACCGAGGTCGCGCTGCACCAGGTCACCGACGACTTCATCGCCTACACGCGGGCGTTGGGGCCGGAGTGGGACCTGGACGAGGTGACGGAGTTCCTCGTCATCGCGGCGACCCTGCTCGACCTGAAGGCCGCGCGGCTGCTGCCCGCGGCCGAGGTCGAGGACGAGGACGACCTGGCGCTGCTGGAGGCGCGGGACCTGCTGTTCGCCCGGGTGCTGCAATACCGGGCGTACAAGCAGGTCGCGGCGCTGTTCGCGGAGCTGGAGGCCGGGGCGCTGCGGCGGTACCCGCGGTCGGTGTCGCTGGAGGAGCGCTACGTCGGGCTGCTGCCCGAGGTGACGCTCGGGGTGGACGCGGACAAGCTGGCGGAGATCGCGCTGGCGGTGTTCCGGCCCAAGCCGCCGCCCACGGTGTCGCTGGACCACATCCACGCGCACCGCGTGTCCGTGCGGGAGCACGCGGCGCTGCTGCGGCTGAAGCTGGCCTCGCGGGGCGAGGCGACGTTCACCGAGCTGGTCGAGGACTGCGAGCACACGGTCGAGGTGGTGGCCCGGTTCCTGGCGCTGCTGGAGCTCTACCGCGAGTCCAGTGTGCAGTTCGAGCAGGACGAGCCGCTGACGATGCTGCGGGTGCGGTGGACCGGTGGATCGGTCTCGGAGGCCGAGGCCGCCGCCGAGGCGGACCGGGCCCGCGTCGAGGAAGAGGAGTACGGGTGA
- a CDS encoding ParA family protein, whose product MSTPQPSTRSVSAASAAANLDNLTIATEGEPDIVDSVVAVGAETNGKPKLGPTGRPLREIPEPPLLDKHGPATVLAMCNQKGGVGKTTSTINLGAALAEYGRRVLLVDFDPQGALSVGLGVQPHELDQTVYNAIMERSVTAQDILRHTSVEGMDLLPSNIDLSAAEVQLVAEVGREHTLLRVVQPLISEYDYVLVDCQPSLGLLTVNALTAADGVIIPLECEFFSLRGVALLIDTIEKVRERLNPKLDITGILATMFDPRTLHSREVMARVVEAFGDTVFDTVINRTVRFPETTVAGEPITRWAPKSAGAQAYRALAREVIAR is encoded by the coding sequence ATGTCGACACCGCAGCCCTCGACCAGATCGGTCTCGGCCGCATCGGCCGCCGCGAACCTCGACAACCTGACCATCGCGACAGAGGGGGAGCCCGACATCGTGGACTCTGTCGTGGCCGTGGGCGCCGAAACGAACGGCAAGCCCAAGCTCGGCCCGACCGGCAGACCGTTGCGTGAGATTCCCGAACCGCCCCTGCTGGACAAGCACGGCCCGGCCACGGTGCTGGCCATGTGCAACCAGAAGGGCGGGGTCGGCAAGACCACGTCGACGATCAACCTGGGCGCCGCGCTCGCCGAGTACGGCCGCCGGGTGCTGCTGGTGGACTTCGACCCGCAGGGCGCGCTGTCGGTGGGCCTCGGCGTGCAGCCGCACGAGCTGGACCAGACGGTCTACAACGCGATCATGGAGCGGTCGGTGACCGCGCAGGACATCCTGCGGCACACCAGTGTCGAGGGCATGGACCTGCTGCCGAGCAACATCGACCTGTCCGCCGCCGAGGTGCAGCTGGTCGCCGAGGTGGGGCGCGAGCACACGTTGCTCCGGGTCGTGCAACCCCTCATCTCGGAGTACGACTATGTTCTGGTCGACTGCCAGCCATCGCTCGGGTTGCTCACGGTGAACGCGCTCACGGCCGCCGACGGCGTGATCATCCCGCTGGAGTGCGAGTTCTTCAGCTTGCGTGGCGTGGCTTTGTTGATCGACACGATCGAGAAGGTACGCGAACGCTTGAACCCCAAACTGGATATCACCGGCATCCTGGCCACGATGTTCGACCCGCGGACCCTCCACTCACGGGAGGTCATGGCGCGGGTCGTGGAGGCCTTCGGCGACACCGTGTTCGACACGGTGATCAACCGCACCGTGCGGTTCCCGGAGACCACCGTGGCCGGTGAGCCCATCACCCGCTGGGCCCCCAAGTCCGCCGGCGCGCAGGCGTATCGCGCGCTGGCGCGCGAGGTGATCGCTCGGTGA